DNA from Dioscorea cayenensis subsp. rotundata cultivar TDr96_F1 chromosome 26, TDr96_F1_v2_PseudoChromosome.rev07_lg8_w22 25.fasta, whole genome shotgun sequence:
TAAAACCAGCTAAGCCCTCTCCCAAACTCATCCCGATCTCCTCAACCCCAATTCCCAACCTTTTCCCACCCGACCACAATCCCATCCCCGGATCCGTTCCCCATCAAGAACCACAGAACCCACCCGATGATGGACTCCCTCAAATCCTCCTCCGCGCGTAAACTCCCCATCAAGCGTCGTCCCCCtcctctctcctcctcctcccctccTTCCCCTTCCCCTTCCCCTGACCCTTCCTCCACTCTCCCCTACTCCGACGATGCCGCCGACGATGATCCTTCCTCCGACTCCCTCCATCCTCCTCCTTTCAAGTTCCAGCAGCATCCGGGTCCGAGTCCGATGAGATCCGCTTCCTCCAAGGCCTTCTCGGGCGCCACGCTCGATCCCATGGTCTTCCCCGCGACCTCAATCTCTTCTTTGATCGCTTCTCGAGCACATGGCTCGACCTTTCACTCGCTCTCGACTTTCCGAGAAGCTCCGACGTCTTCGCACCAAGTTCCGCATCATGTCCGGTCGTATCCACCGTGGCCAGGACCCCTCCCGTCTTGCCCCCCATGTTGAGTGATTTGAAGATAGATAGTGTATGGATTGGCTGATCTCTCctatttcatcttcttctaagTTTATTTCTACCTGTTATAACTTGTCTTATGGTTTACACCTTGATGTTACTGGATTTGTTCATTCAATGCTTGAGGTCCAAGATGGAAATTCAGAGGTGAAACAACACTTGGAGAgtattcttttctattttgtgttcttaaatttgtattaataaatctcatgctctcttgTTTGAGTTGATTTTGTAAACTCTTCATCTTTATGAGACCAAGTAATgtgattttcttctttttttaatttttttttgcttgtatAGTTCCTCACTTCCTCTTTACTGAAATTGAGAatggttcttgtttttttgggttattcacttatttgaatatttatgttGAATCGTTGATTGATGATTTCAAGTCATTTAACTAAGGATTTAGATTAGGAAAtggattaaaactcaaaaaagcCTGAAGGATTTGATTTcaaagataaatagataatgataaatgataatatagtttttcaattatagtaaaatttaatttatatttatattatttaattattagataatgtttcttatattttaaattttttttttaaatttttctgatttttttatatatttttatttttaatattttatattaaaaaatattaacggGCCGGCACGGCACGAGCCCGGCCAAAGTGGGCCGTGTCTCGTGCTGGGCCGACCCTCCACCATTtgcgggccgtgccggcccggcaCGACAAAGCCATGGGCCGGGCCGGCCCGGACACGCACAGTTCTCGGGCTGCCATGGGCCCGGGCCGTgccgggccgtgccggcccgtttgacacctcTACCTCCACcgcaacattaaaaaaaaatgattttatattattattattattatatatatatagcattactcaccATTCACTCTAGACCCAAATCAATGAGTCTTCTCGTCTTCTTCACTGTTTTCTTTGGAGTTGTGCTTTCGCTCGTCGCCGGTTCACTGAATCGGGTCGAGTACCAAACCCTGGTCGTGACCCGACTCGAGTCACCCACTCCTCTCCGGCCCGACGACGAGTTTCTCGCATGGGTCGTAGACCCGAACACGTTATCGGATCTCGTTTCTGGATCCGAACCCGCTACCTCCTTCCACGTCGGTCTCGCCCACCGTGACGCGCTTCACGCTGGGAACTCCTCTGGCGAGGAGCTCTTCAAACTCCGTCTCGACCGCGACGCCGCGCGCGTCGCGACCCTCGCCGCAAACAGGACGCGGCCGAAGGATTTCAGTAGCTCGGTAGTGTCCGGGCTTGCTCAGGGGAGCGGTGAGTACTTCACCCGGCTGGGAATCGGCACACCGCCGAGCTACGCCTTCATGGTTTTGGACACCGGCAGCGACGTGGCGTGGCTGCAGTGCGCTCCCTGCCGCCGGTGCTACTCCCAGACTGAGCCCATCTTCGACCCTCGCCGCTCTCGAACCTACGCCGCTGTCCCTTGTGCTGCCTCCCTTTGCCGCCGGCTCGACACCTCCGGCTGCGACACCCGCCGCGGCGCCTGCCTTTACGAGGTCTCCTACGGCGATGGGTCCGCCACCATGGGGGACTTCTCCATTGAGACTCTCACATTCCGCAGCGGTGCTCGCTTACCTCGTGTCGCTCTTGGCTGTGGTCACGACAACCAGGGCCTCTTCGTCGCCGCCTCCGGCCTTCTCGGTCTCGGTCGTGGTCCTCTCTCCCTCCCCTCTCAAGCTGCCTCCCGCCTCTCACGCCGCTTCTCCTACTGCCTCATAGATCGCACTTCCCCATCCTCCAAACCCCCATCCCGCTCCTCCTCCCTCATCTTCGGCGCCTCCGCCGTTCCCCGAGCATCCACAGGGGTGGCCTACACTCCGATGATCCGAAACGCTAAGATGGACACCTTCTACTACGTGGATCTCATCGGGATCAGCGTCGGCGGGGCTAGGGTTCCGGGGGTGGAGCTAAAGCTAGATCGAACATCAGGGAGGGGAGGAGTCATCGTGGATTCGGGGACGTCAGTGACGCGGCTGGCGAGGCCGGCGTACGAGGCCGTCCGTGACTCGTTCAGGGCGGGGGCATCAGAGCTGAAGGCAGCGCCAGGAGGGTTCTCACTGTTCGACACGTGCTACGATC
Protein-coding regions in this window:
- the LOC120253126 gene encoding early nodulin-20-like, translating into MDSLKSSSARKLPIKRRPPPLSSSSPPSPSPSPDPSSTLPYSDDAADDDPSSDSLHPPPFKFQQHPGPSPMRSASSKAFSGATLDPMVFPATSISSLIASRAHGSTFHSLSTFREAPTSSHQVPHHVRSYPPWPGPLPSCPPC
- the LOC120253229 gene encoding aspartyl protease family protein 2-like; translated protein: MSLLVFFTVFFGVVLSLVAGSLNRVEYQTLVVTRLESPTPLRPDDEFLAWVVDPNTLSDLVSGSEPATSFHVGLAHRDALHAGNSSGEELFKLRLDRDAARVATLAANRTRPKDFSSSVVSGLAQGSGEYFTRLGIGTPPSYAFMVLDTGSDVAWLQCAPCRRCYSQTEPIFDPRRSRTYAAVPCAASLCRRLDTSGCDTRRGACLYEVSYGDGSATMGDFSIETLTFRSGARLPRVALGCGHDNQGLFVAASGLLGLGRGPLSLPSQAASRLSRRFSYCLIDRTSPSSKPPSRSSSLIFGASAVPRASTGVAYTPMIRNAKMDTFYYVDLIGISVGGARVPGVELKLDRTSGRGGVIVDSGTSVTRLARPAYEAVRDSFRAGASELKAAPGGFSLFDTCYDLTGKSVVKVPTVTLHLAGGASVALPAENYLIPVDTKGTFCFAFAGTESGVSIIGNIQQQGFRVVFDAARSRIGFSPRGC